From Maylandia zebra isolate NMK-2024a linkage group LG11, Mzebra_GT3a, whole genome shotgun sequence, one genomic window encodes:
- the uts2r3 gene encoding urotensin-2 receptor, which translates to MDLSGSLPPPSTYTSPFISNFSVPSSSPSISPSPSLASTVLFCSFLSLLSLLGITGNLYTLVLLLRRRRRSRRRCGALPACCLTRLLLPSCLANSSSPTSSTSSTSSSSLHLQVLSLALADLLYLFTAPFIVYDSLASGWAFGELGCRLLLSLDLLTMHASIFTLTAMSLDRYRAVADPLHTSSSNSSKLLRVGLAWGLAVALSLPMMITLHLEDGDDQEGQLCVPAWDEESSKAYLSVLFCTSILGPGLAIGALYATLGRLYWVSQTRPAWATDNNNACPPRAPKPKVLLLILGIVLAFWACFLPFWIWQLLPLYKPDMLRTVPVGTQVTVNRILTGLTYGNSCVNPFFYTLLTGKRKSNRQLLTSANQLCRKSSSLE; encoded by the coding sequence ATGGACCTTTCAGGCTCTTTGCCACCACCCTCTACCTACACCTCCCCTTTTATCTCCAATTTCTCTGTgccttcctcctctccttccaTCTCTCCATCACCCAGTTTGGCATCCACAGTTCTCTTCTGctccttcctctctctcctctccttgCTGGGCATCACAGGAAACCTCTACACTTTGGTCCTCCTTCTGAGGCGCAGGAGAAGAAGCAGGAGAAGATGTGGAGCATTACCAGCCTGCTGCCTGACAAGACTCCTTTTACCATCATGCCTTGCCAACTCCAGCTCTCCTACCTCCTCTACCTCCtctacctcctcctcctctcttcacCTCCAGGTGCTGAGTCTTGCTCTAGCTGACCTGTTGTACCTTTTCACCGCACCTTTCATCGTGTATGACAGCCTGGCATCTGGCTGGGCCTTTGGCGAGCTTGGATGCCGCCTCCTGctgagcctggatctcctcacCATGCACGCCTCCATCTTTACTCTCACCGCCATGAGTTTGGACCGTTACAGGGCTGTTGCTGACCCACTACACACTTCATCCTCCAACTCCTCCAAGTTGCTGCGTGTAGGCCTCGCCTGGGGGCTAGCGGTGGCTCTCAGCCTGCCCATGATGATCACACTGCACCTGGAAGATGGGGATGACCAGGAGGGCCAGCTGTGCGTCCCAGCATGGGATGAGGAGAGCTCCAAAGCCTATCTGAGTGTGCTTTTCTGCACTAGCATTCTCGGTCCCGGGCTGGCCATTGGAGCACTTTATGCAACACTGGGTCGCCTTTACTGGGTGTCACAGACACGACCAGCCTGGGCCACTGACAACAACAATGCTTGTCCTCCTCGTGCTCCCAAACCCAAAGTCCTGCTCCTCATCCTGGGGATTGTCCTGGCCTTTTGGGCCTGCTTTCTTCCCTTCTGGATCTGGCAGCTGCTGCCTCTCTACAAGCCTGACATGCTGCGGACAGTCCCAGTGGGCACACAGGTGACAGTGAATCGTATCCTCACAGGTCTGACTTACGGAAACTCTTGTGTGAATCCATTCTTTTACACACTGTTGACTGGAAAACGAAAAAGCAACCGACAGCTGCTGACATCAGCAAATCAGCTGTGCCGCAAAAGCAGCTCTCTGGAGTAG